The Anabaena sp. PCC 7108 region CCATTGCTTTAGCAATGCAAGTTAACCTTGCAGGTGTACAGGCGTTTCTCATCTCTATAAAGTCATTTGTCAGTGGTCGTTGGTCATCCATCGGTCATTGGTGATTGGTGATTGGTGATTGGTGATTGGTGATTGGTGATTGGTGATTGGTCAAGAGTTGATTAAAAATTCTGGACTGTTGACTTTCAGACTAATAACTCAACACTCAACACTCAATACTCAATACTCAACACTCAATACTCAATACTCAACACTCAACACTCAATACTCAATACTCAATACTCAGCACTCAATACTCAATACTCAGCACTCGGTACTCGGTACTCGGTACTGTTTAAGACCACCAAGGAGCTTCTTTGGTGCGGAAGTCGGTTTCTGTCCAAGGGGTCAAAACGATTTGGTCGTCATTAACTGTGGTGTGAGCCAAAGCCAAAGATAGAGGTGCAGGCCCCCGAACAACTTTACCAGTTGCGTCGTACTGGGAACCATGACAAGGGCATTTAAACTTGTTCTCAGCTACGTTCCAGGGAACGACACAACCCAGGTGAGTACAGATGGCGTTGATACCATAATCCGCGATCGCTTCTTTGCTTTCTACGACAATATAAGTGGGGTCGCCTTTGAGTCCTTGAACTAGAGTGCGATCGCCTACATTATGGCTAGAAAGAAATTGACTAACTTTAACGCTGTTACCCAATTCATCTTTTGCTGTTGTACCACCACCAGCGCCACCACTGGCAGGGGGAATAAAGTAGTTGACTACGGGATATAATGCTCCCAGAGCCACCCCTGTCACAGTTCCAAAAGTGAGCAGGTTCATGAATTGACGACGACCCATATCAGGAACGTCTGCTGATTCAGAAAATTGAGCCATAATCTACGCGCAATTGTGTAATTTTTTTAACAGTTTGACAAGTTTACTACTACTTAAGCAATTCTTGCCTGAGTTGAAATGCTAACGCCCCCAGGGATGCCACACTTCTTTGTTGCAAGACCTGTCTAGCATCTTTTCTGTTAGCATTACATTTCTTTATATCCTTATCATACTGGAGTTACGGAACTTAACATCATAACTAAATGTAAAATCTAATTTAGAAAACCTCTGAATCCCATAGGGGAATAAGCTGTGATGTTTCCCAGAGATTCAACAGCCACAGCATGAGTATTGCAAATCCCAAATCCCAAATCCCAAATTTTGAATTGATATGACAGGAAAGGAATTACGTCAACTGTTGATTGATAAGTGGGGATACTCCTATGATGTCCAGTTTCGTCGGACACAGGGGAAGGTATTTCTACAAGTCATGTGGAAATATGTTGAACAAGCCTCATTCCCTTTAAGCGAGCCTGAGTACCAAGAGCATATTGACGGTATTGCTAATTATCTCCATGCTTTGGGAGGAACAATACAAGTACAAACTTTTATTGCCCAAACTAAAGAACGTCCTCGATTGGGTAAAGCGGTTAGTATTCCCTTAGATTTGGGCGATCGCACTTCCGAATGGATATTATGAAATAAAAATCAAGTATCAAGCCATTTGAATTGTTTATTTTCCCGTCAGTTTAACTAAACCAACTCCACCAAAATAAAGTCCTAAAACCGCCCCTGCTAAAAGACTTTGAGTGAGGGGATCTGTAGAAGGTGTCAGTACAGCACCCAAAATTACTGCTCCCATAATCACAAAACGCCACCCAGCCAGCATTTTTGCGGAAGAGACAATCCCTAAATTACCTAACAACAATTGAATAATGGGAATTTGAAATGCTAACCCAGTGCTGAATAACAATAACAGCACAAATTCAAAATATTTTTCAATTGACCATAGTTGTTCGACAACATCTGCACCGTAGCTGATAAAAAATTGTAAAGCTGCGGGAATAAGTAGCAAGTAAGCAAATACTAACCCGCCGACAAATAGCACACTAGAACCCAAAACCACAGGTGCTAACAAACGACGTTCTCGACGTGTTAGTCCGGGAAGTACGAATTGGATAATTTGGTAAAGAATGAAGGGACTAGCAAGCACCAAACCACTGTAACCCGCAACTTTAATGGAGACAAAGAAATATTCTCCTGGTGCTAGTTGCAGAAACTTGATCCCATGCGCTGGGACTTCTAGTAGCTGTACAAGAGGTTTAACGACGATAAAACAGCCAATAACACCCACTACTACAGCGATTAAAGAATAGAAAATCCGTTGCCGTAATTCTTCAAGATGGTCGAAAAATGACATTTCGACATCATCTGATAACTCATCCTGGGGATTAACTTCTGAATTTCCGTATCCTTCTGTATCTATATTGGGAGAATTGATAGTATCTACATCTGGTAAAGGTGTCATGAGTTAATTAATAGGCAACATTCCTTAACTATTTTATCTGTGAGAGCGACTTTGAGGGGAAGAGGAAGAGGACGCGGGGAGGGGGAGACGCGGGGACGCGGGGACGGGGAGAAGAGGAAGAGGAAGAGGAGGGGAAGAAGGGGACGCGGGGAGAAGAAGGGGACGGGGAGATTGATTTTTAGCCAGGAATTACGCAAAATATATCTCAAAGCCTCTTTTCTCTGTGAACTCTGTGCCTCTGTGGTTCGTTTTTCCGGTGTTGCATAATTGCGGGATGATTTGAGAATCGGCATCAATATATAATCACCGCGTCACCGCGTCACCCCCTCCCCGCGTCCTCTTCCCCGCGTCAGCCTCAATCATCCCCTTATTCAGCAACGCCGTTTTTCTATGAGGTGTGCGTAAGTCATATTAGCTTTGATTTTGCGATCGCTACGCTCACCGAAGGTATTGCACTATTGATGTGAAAACTGTTGTAATTGTTTACTGAGTTGGTAATTTGGGGTGTGTGGCTGAGTATTTAGCAACCACAGCCGAAATTTCTGGGTTATATAGTCGGAGATAATTCCAGTAATTACCAAAAACTTGCCTAACGTAATTTCTGGTTTCATCAAAAGGAATTTCTTCTACAAACTCATCTGGATCTTCTTTGGATATAGTTCGCAACCATTTGGCAACGTTACCTGGACCAGCATTATAACTAGCGATCGCTAACATGGAATTATTTCCATATTGCTGATGAGTGTGATCTAAATACCAAGTACCCAGCATAATGTTATCGTTCGGGTTTTCCAAATTAATGGTTTTCATATCAACATTAATTTGCGGGGCTATCCATGCTGCTGTACTGGGCATTACCTGCATTAAACCCGTTGCACCGACTATAGATTTAATTTTTGGCTGAAACCGCGACTCCTGACGCATCAGGGCTGTAACTAGCAGAGGATTCAGTTTACGTGTAGTTGACCATTTTTCAATTTCTTGGAGATAGGGAAAAGGATAACGAGCTTGCCAATAAATGATTTGTTGACTTAAAGCTGCATATTCGGCTTTTTCTGCGGGTATTTCCCGATCTTCCAATTTAGAAATCTTATCAATCCCGATGAGATTTTCGCCCTTGGCCAACAGCATCAACCCTTCGGTAAAGTCTTCGGCTACAGTAGGCTTATCTTTGTTCTGAAATTCTGTCTTCCACTGAAACCAAGCATCACGATCTTGACCTAATAAGTATAATTCCTTAAAAGTGTCAGAACCCGCTGTTGGTACAGGACGCTGATGTGGGACAACTTCCGGGTTCATCAGTCGCAGGTTATTAAAATTACCTACATCTAACCCCAAAATGCTTGCAGAGCGCCATGCGTAATAAGATTGGGGAAATTGGCTAAGTACATACTCATAAGCAGTACGAGCTTCCTGCTGTTTTCCTAGTGTAGTTGCCCATTTACCTACCCAAAAACTGGCTCTAGGAGCTAAAATGCTGTTAGGATTATTAGCAGCTATTGGTTGCGCCCATTGCCATGCACCTACATAATCTTGGGCTTTGGCTTTATTTAGGGCTGTTTTCCAGCGATATTCTGCCGCTTCATTAGAACTGCTATACTTACCTAAAAGTAATTTCCAAGTCGTATTAGCTGACTGGTTATCGTTGAGAGTTTCCAGTAATTTAGCTTTTTGTACGAGTGCTTTCGGTGCTTGTTGAGGAAATTTATTAATTATTTGGTCAAGATAAGGGATTGCGGCTTTTCCTGGGGCAATTTCTGCTAATCTCAACAGGGCTGTTCCTGTTTCTTCAGCGGTGGGGAATTGTTGCACCTGTTGTTTATAGAGAGGAACTGCTTTGTCTCGCTCTTTGTTTAACTGTAACCCTCTAGCGGTGCGGTAGAGACTGCGGGCTGTTTTGGGTGCTTTAGTATAAGCATTAGCCGCTTTGGTAAATTGATTATTGTCCCAATAAACTGAACCAATGAGTTCCCAATTTGCGGGTGTGAGTTGAGGCTGTTTCACTAATTGATCTAATATACCGACAATGCCCGGTTCATTGGCAGCGTATTTAGCTAAAATTAGTTGTAATTTGGGTTGATTGGGATTATCTTTTAAGCGTTTGCGGATAATTTCCCAGGTGAGGGGATGAGAAGGAAATTGTGCGATCGCTTGATCATGTAGTTTTGGTTGCCCAATCAAGTATATCGCCTTAACTGCGGCTGCTTCTTGGGGATAATCTTTTAGGACTTTTTGCCGCAAATCTGAAGCTTTACCCTTTTCACCCAGCATATCCTCTGCCTGAGCCTGTTTGAGCAGAATGTATGGTGCTAAAACCGGATAATCTTTTTCTAGTCCTTGTAGTAAAGCTAGTGCTTTTTCTCCTTGGTTGGTTTCCAGGTAATCGCTGGCCAAGAGATAACTAGCTCTTTTTTGATCTGGCGATTCGCTGCTTTGAGCAATTTCACTTAGTTTGGCGGCGCGTTCTGGTAAAGATTGAGATATTAAACTAAAGACAACAGACTTTGATTTATTCGTCTCAGATAATTGCTCAGGTTTACTCTGACTTACGTTTAACCATTTACTCAGGGTTTTCCCAGCTTGTGGGGCTGACACCATACCGCCGACTAAAAAGGCACATAGTCCTGCGCCAGCAATCAGATAAATTTGCTTGTTTTGTAGTTTCTTCAGCATGGATACCCGCTGTGGATGTAGCGTCTTCAGGAGAAAGTTTTGATCAATTTCTTGCAACTTTAACACTACTAGCGGGAAATGTTATCACTTTTGAGTCGCAAATTCAGAATTTGGGGAAAAAATCAAAAGCTTATTCAGGACTTACGCAACTGGCACATTGGTAGGGTGCGTCAGATATCAACAATCTGTTTATTTGCTGGATTTATGCAGTAGTAAAGCACCCTACAACAGATTTTTAGTGTGACACTTGCGTAAGTCCTATTATTGTTTAGGTTTTGGTATGGAAATGAAATCATACTTTACCAGTTTAGTTATCGTTTTGCTAATTCTGGAGTTTTCCCCTTTAACCCAATCATCAATTTGAGTGCAAATACTTTTAACATTGGTACTCGCTGCATCAACCATAAACCCAAACGCCGAATGATTACCACTGGTAGGAAGTTATTAGAAAATACTCGATCTAATAAATCTGTAAAACCTAAAATTGTGAGGTTTTCTTTTTTTCTCCAGCGCTCATATTTTTTGAGAATTTGGATATTACCAATATCTTCACCGACTTGGTGCGCTGTTTGGATAACTTCTGCTAAAGCTGCTGCGTCACGAATACCTAAATTTAAACCTTGTCCACCGACAGGATGACAGTTGTGTGCTGCATCTCCAACTAAAGCCAGACGGGGGAGGACATAGCGATCGCTCTGCATCAACTGTACCTGAAAAATAAAGCGATCGCCCAATAATTCCAATTTACCCATCTGCTCACCATAGCGTTTGGTGAGTTCAGCCAAAAATTCTTGATCATTTAAAGCACATAAAGCTTTGGCTTCTTCATGAGGTGCCGTCCACACAATACGGCAACGGTTCCCGGGTAAGGGTAAAATTGCAAAGGGACCACTAGCCCAAAACTTCTCATAAGCTGTATGATTATGGCATTTTTCTGGCTTGACAAAAGCCACAATACATGATTGCCAATATTTCCAGCCTTTAGTTTTAATTCCCGCAGCTTGACGAATTGGCGACTTTGAACCATCTGCTGCCACTAGCAACTTACTACGAATTGTCCGATTTTCACCATCAACTTTAATATTAACTGTAACTATATCTTTGTCATTTTGCGTATTTATCACTTCCGCTGGACAGAGATAAGTTACATTCGGACAATTCTGTACAAATTCCTGTAAAGGTTGTAACAGTGTATAATGTTCAGCTACATAACCTAATTCTGAAGTCCCTAAATCAGAAGTTTGGAATTTCACCACATCGGCATAGTCAGCATCAGATAGCCGCACTTTGTTATATTTAGCGACATTGGGGAGGATTTTGTCCCAAATACCAATTCCTTGGAAAATCCGGGCTGAAAGCATATGTACGGCGTAAGCTTGGCCTTTAGCGACTGCGGCTGATGTCACCTTAGCTTCAATTAGTAGCACACTTAAGCCAGAGTCTTTTAAAGCAGCAGCCAGGGTTAAGCCAACAATTCCACCACCAACAATTACCAAATCATAATCATATTGCTGTTGGTGTGTGGGTGTTTGGGGAGGAGGAAGGGTTTGAGTAAGCTGAGTCAGGGACATTGTTAAGAGAGATTACAGCGTTTTACTTATTATTTTTACGCAACTCCCCGAAGACAGCAAGTTAAAATAATTCGTAATTCGTAATTCGTAATTCGTAATTTGTAATTCGTAATAGGGCCTCCAGTCAGCTAGGGATACGTAATTTGTAATTAACTCGGATTTTATATGTTTCCCGTTAAGAGTTTCTTAACTAGCAACTTACGTTAATCATTAGCTACTAAACCATAGTAGCCATGAGATTATCAGCCATGTCAAAATTGGCTGTCACATTTTGGACATCATCTAATCCTTCTAGAGTATCAATCAATTTGAAGAGCGATCGCGCCTGTTCAGAATCTGTAACTTCCACCTGGTTACCAGGAATCCAACGCAATTCAATATCTGTGACTTGAAAACCTTTTGCTTTGAGTGTTTGACTGAGAGTTTCTAAATTTGCTACCTCAGTAAATACTTCAGCGGTTTGATCT contains the following coding sequences:
- the petC gene encoding cytochrome b6-f complex iron-sulfur subunit: MAQFSESADVPDMGRRQFMNLLTFGTVTGVALGALYPVVNYFIPPASGGAGGGTTAKDELGNSVKVSQFLSSHNVGDRTLVQGLKGDPTYIVVESKEAIADYGINAICTHLGCVVPWNVAENKFKCPCHGSQYDATGKVVRGPAPLSLALAHTTVNDDQIVLTPWTETDFRTKEAPWWS
- a CDS encoding DUF3067 family protein, with protein sequence MTGKELRQLLIDKWGYSYDVQFRRTQGKVFLQVMWKYVEQASFPLSEPEYQEHIDGIANYLHALGGTIQVQTFIAQTKERPRLGKAVSIPLDLGDRTSEWIL
- the tatC gene encoding twin-arginine translocase subunit TatC; the protein is MTPLPDVDTINSPNIDTEGYGNSEVNPQDELSDDVEMSFFDHLEELRQRIFYSLIAVVVGVIGCFIVVKPLVQLLEVPAHGIKFLQLAPGEYFFVSIKVAGYSGLVLASPFILYQIIQFVLPGLTRRERRLLAPVVLGSSVLFVGGLVFAYLLLIPAALQFFISYGADVVEQLWSIEKYFEFVLLLLFSTGLAFQIPIIQLLLGNLGIVSSAKMLAGWRFVIMGAVILGAVLTPSTDPLTQSLLAGAVLGLYFGGVGLVKLTGK
- a CDS encoding transglycosylase SLT domain-containing protein, giving the protein MLKKLQNKQIYLIAGAGLCAFLVGGMVSAPQAGKTLSKWLNVSQSKPEQLSETNKSKSVVFSLISQSLPERAAKLSEIAQSSESPDQKRASYLLASDYLETNQGEKALALLQGLEKDYPVLAPYILLKQAQAEDMLGEKGKASDLRQKVLKDYPQEAAAVKAIYLIGQPKLHDQAIAQFPSHPLTWEIIRKRLKDNPNQPKLQLILAKYAANEPGIVGILDQLVKQPQLTPANWELIGSVYWDNNQFTKAANAYTKAPKTARSLYRTARGLQLNKERDKAVPLYKQQVQQFPTAEETGTALLRLAEIAPGKAAIPYLDQIINKFPQQAPKALVQKAKLLETLNDNQSANTTWKLLLGKYSSSNEAAEYRWKTALNKAKAQDYVGAWQWAQPIAANNPNSILAPRASFWVGKWATTLGKQQEARTAYEYVLSQFPQSYYAWRSASILGLDVGNFNNLRLMNPEVVPHQRPVPTAGSDTFKELYLLGQDRDAWFQWKTEFQNKDKPTVAEDFTEGLMLLAKGENLIGIDKISKLEDREIPAEKAEYAALSQQIIYWQARYPFPYLQEIEKWSTTRKLNPLLVTALMRQESRFQPKIKSIVGATGLMQVMPSTAAWIAPQINVDMKTINLENPNDNIMLGTWYLDHTHQQYGNNSMLAIASYNAGPGNVAKWLRTISKEDPDEFVEEIPFDETRNYVRQVFGNYWNYLRLYNPEISAVVAKYSATHPKLPTQ
- a CDS encoding FAD-dependent hydroxylase translates to MSLTQLTQTLPPPQTPTHQQQYDYDLVIVGGGIVGLTLAAALKDSGLSVLLIEAKVTSAAVAKGQAYAVHMLSARIFQGIGIWDKILPNVAKYNKVRLSDADYADVVKFQTSDLGTSELGYVAEHYTLLQPLQEFVQNCPNVTYLCPAEVINTQNDKDIVTVNIKVDGENRTIRSKLLVAADGSKSPIRQAAGIKTKGWKYWQSCIVAFVKPEKCHNHTAYEKFWASGPFAILPLPGNRCRIVWTAPHEEAKALCALNDQEFLAELTKRYGEQMGKLELLGDRFIFQVQLMQSDRYVLPRLALVGDAAHNCHPVGGQGLNLGIRDAAALAEVIQTAHQVGEDIGNIQILKKYERWRKKENLTILGFTDLLDRVFSNNFLPVVIIRRLGLWLMQRVPMLKVFALKLMIGLKGKTPELAKR